A segment of the Superficieibacter sp. HKU1 genome:
TCGGGATGCTGGGACCGTGGGTCAGCGCCTTCACCAGCACCACATCACCAATCACGCCCGCGTCAATCGCCGCCTTTGCTTCCATAAAGTTGCGGTCGAACCGGCGCATAAACCCAAGCTGCAGCTGTACGCCGTGCTGTTGCGTCACCTCAATCATCTGCTGGCACTCTTCCGGCGTCATCGCCATCGGCTTCTCGCAAAAAATGTGTTTTCCGGCACGGGCAGCGGCGCAGACGATTTCGCAGTGATATTTGGTCGGCGTGACCACCACAATGGCGTCCACCTCACTATCAGCGATGGCTTCGTGATAATCGGTGTAGAACTTATTGAGATGTAATTCCCTGGCGGCGGCCTCGGCGACCGATCCGACGGGATCGACTACAGCAACCAGGCGGGCTCCGGCGATCCCTCTGGCATAGTTGCGCGCGTGGATCATCCCGGCCCGGCCCGCACCAATAACGGCAATCCCAATCTCCTGCTTGTCCATGCATCCTCCTGGCATTCGTTGATATGAATTTCGGCTTATTTCTGTTCTTGCGAGTGTAGTCATGAAAAAAACAGTGTCAATCGTTTATTGTCATTTGATATCGATTAATAAATTTATTACGTGATATCGATAGCATAAGTCAAAACACATCAATCAAGACGGTACTTTTAAACAGCGAGGTCAACCATGTCGATTTTTTCTACCGAAACAATTGTTCTGCAAATGGCAGCGAAGGATAAGCAGGATGCACTGACACAACTGGCGAAGCGCATTGAAGCCGCGGGGAAACTTCAGCCTGGAGAGTTCGATAACTATATGTTATCGCTATTAAAAAGAGAGGAAGAGTTTTCGACTGCGGTCGGCTATAACTATGCAATCCCGCATGGCAAAAGTCCGGCGGTCGCGATGCCAGCGGTGGCATTTGCCCGTCTGACGCAGCCAATTTTATGGGACGAGGAAGAAGATGATTGGGTAGAAAATCTGTTTATGATCGCCGTTCCGGTGGCCAGCGCGGGTGACGAGCACATCAAAATTTTAACCAAACTCGCTGCTGCAATCATGGACGACGACTTCAGAGAGCATATCGATCAGGCAAAAGATGCAAGTGAAGTGTTTGATATTATGCATAAATTCACCGCGTAAGCCTATTTCCTGCATGCGCCCTTCCGGGGGCGCTCTTTTTTGCCCTCCGCAATCATATCCCCGAAACCAGGATCGTTATCACAACAACAAACAAAACCAATTGACATAAAAACGCGCACAAAACAATCATAAACGAAAACAGAGACCAGCAAATCACAATGTTATATGGCAGGTGATGAGGCTGTTCACCATTAAATGTTGATCCAGGAGCGAAAAACATGCCGAACAAGGAAAAATTTTTTGTTGCTGTTACCGGTTGCCCTACCGGTATCGCCCATACCTTTATGGCCGAAGCCGCATTAAAAAAGGCAGCCCAGCAGGCAGGAGTAGCTATTCGAGTCGAAACGAACGGCGCAGCGGGTATTGAAAACGCGTTGACGGATGAGGAAATCGCCCGCGCCGATGCGGTGATTATCGCCTCGGATAAAGCCGTCGAGATGGCGCGTTTTCACGACAAGCAGCTGGTTCGCGCCTCGGTAGGCCACGGCGTGAAAAAGGCCAATGAACTGGTTGCCCGGGCGATGAGCGGTAACGAAGCGGTTTATCACCATGAGGGGAGTGCAGAAGTCGGAGAGCGTAAAACGGAGAACAGCGATGGCGAAAGCCTGGGGCGTCTGCTGTATAAAGCCCTGATGAACGGCGTCTCGAACATGCTGCCTTTCGTGGTGGCCGGCGGTGTGTTGATTGCCGTCTCATTCTTCTGGGGCATCTACTCCTTCGACCCGACCAATGCCCAGTATAACCCGTTCGCCGCCAGCATTTTTAACCTCGGTAAATTGTCCTTTTCAATGATGGTGCCGGTGTTTACCGCCTTTATCGCTTACTCCATTTCGAACAGACCGGGCTTTGTTGCAGGTTTCGTCGGCGGACTGATAGCCGCCAACGTTGGCGCAGGTTTCCTCGGCGGCATCATCGCTGGCTTTGCCGCCGGTTATTTTATGAAGTGGGTTCTGCACGTTACCCGCTCCTTTCCCCGCTCGCTGGAGGGCTTTAAATCTATCTTCCTGCTGCCACTGGTTGGTGTACTGGTCATTGGTCTGGTGATGACGCATATGGGCGATTCTATTGCGGCGATTAACAAAGGCATGATGGCCTGGGTTGCCGGGCTGGAGCACGCTAACCCGCTGATTCTGGGTATCGTGGTCGGCTGTATGAGCGCCTTCGACCTCGGCGGACCGGTAAATAAAGCGGCCTATGTCACCGGCACGATGCTGCTGGCTGAGCAGGGAAATGCGCTGTTTATGGCAGGTGTTATGACCGCGAGCATGGTGCCGCCGCTGGTGATTGCCTTCGCGACCGTCCTGTTTAAAACGTATTTCGAAAAGGAAGAGCAGGCGGCTGGTCTGGTCAACTTTATTCTCAGCGCCACCTTTATTGCTGAAGGGGCCATTCCTTTTGCCGCAAAAGATCCGCTGCGGGTGATCCCGATTCTGATGCTCAGTTCTTCTATCGGTGCCACCCTGACCTACTGGTTTCACGTCGCGGTTCCCGCCCCGCATGGCGGCCTGATTATCCTGCCGTTAGTCACGCACGGCATATTGTGGATCGCCTCCATCGTCTGCGGAGGCCTGGTCGGTGGCGTTATCTACGGTTTTTATCGCAAGCGCAAATATCTGACGCAGGCCGCTTCTGGCGCCGCACCGCTGGATAATTCCTTAGCATAAGTTATTGGCAGGCCTGCCTTAGTCATGAATGAAAGGACATTGTCATGATAAATAAAGATATTTTGATTATTAACCCGATGGGGCTACACAGCCGTCCCTGCGCCATGCTGGCAAAAATGGCGAAAAAGTATGACTGCCAGATCCGGCTGTCTTATCAGGATAAAAATGCCGATGGCAGAAGCATGCTCGGGCTGATGAAGCTGGGCGTGGTAAATGGCAGCATCATTAGCCTGCAATGCGAAGGAACACAGGAGCAACAAGCCAGCGCCGCTCTGGGGCAGTTTTTGGCAACGCTGGTTGAAGAATAACGGCATCAATATCAAAAGAGGGATTTTGCATGAAAAAGGTATTTGTTTTAACCACGCTGGCACTGCTTATCTCCACGCCGACGCTGGCGAAAACGTGGGTGCTTACCGATGCGGAAAGCAATACGGAGCAGGGAAACTGGCACATCAGCAGCGATAAGCTGAAGGTAAAAGACAGCCATTTCAGTATTGAACAAAAAGTTCTGCACGGCGGCAAACAGGAAGGCAGCAAGGTGCTGACCATCACCAGTAAAAACGGTCTGACCATTGCGCTTAGCCCTACCCGCGGCATGGACCTGCTACATGTCGAGGGCTTTGGCGTGCGCATGGGCTGGGATTCACCGGTGAAAGAGGTGGTAAACCCGGCCAATATTAATCTGGAAAGTCGTAACGGGCTGGGCTGGCTGGAAGGGTTCAATGAAATGATGGTGCGCTGCGGCTATGAATGGACTGGTCACCCGGTCACCGCCAACGGCCAGATCTACACGCTTCACGGTAAGGCGGGCAATACGCCAGCTTCGCGCGTTGAAGTGGACGTCAGCGATACCGCGCCTTATGAAATCCGCGTTCGTGGTCTGATTAAAGAGAGCACGTTCAAAAACGCTGACCTGCAGACCATGACCGAACTGCGCTACGTACCCGGCAGCAATAGCTTCAGCCTGCATGACGTTCTCACCAACCACGCCGACTATGCGCACGATTATCAAATTATCTACCACAGCAACTTTGGCAAACCAATTCTCGAAGAGGGTGCGCGCTTCCTCGCACCGGTAGAAAGTATTGGCCCCTTCAATGACTATGCGAAAGGCGGCGTAAAAACGTGGCAGACCTACCGGGGACAGACGAAAGGTTTTGATGAAATGGTATTTAACATCAAACCGTTATCTGATGGCGATCATCATTCGCTGGCGGCAGTAGTGAATAAAGCTGGCGATAAGGGCGCGGCTATCCAGTTTGATACCCGACAGCTTCCGGTGCTGACATTATGGAAAAATACCGATACCGATAAATACGGCTACGTGACCGGTATCGAGCCGGGCACCAGTTACGCCTACCCGGTTACCATCGAGCGGGAGCAGAAACGCGTGATGCAGCTTCAGCCGGGAGCAAGTACCCAGTTTGATCTCACTTATACGCTGTTGCATAACAGCAGTCAGGTGGCCGAAGTGGAAAAAACCGTTAAGGGAATTCAGGGCAGCACGCCGGTGAAAGTCGAAGAGACGCCGATGGCGCAGGAGTAGTAAATACCCGCGATATGGCTTTTCTGTAAGCCAATCGCAGACAATAAAAAACCCTGCTGGTGGGCAGGGTTTTTTATTAATAAACACTAATAATTGCCCGAACTTCTATAAACGATCTTCTGCCTGAACCTTACCCGGCCAGCGCATCGACAATTTCTACGCCGCAACTGGTGCCGATACGTTCTACGCCAGCATCAATCAGCTCCTGAGCAAATTTCAAATCGCGAATGCCGCCGGAAGCCTTCACTTTAATCCGATCTTTAACCACGCTTTTCATCAACTTAACGTCTTCCAGCGTCGCCCCGCCGGTGCCAAAGCCGGTAGAGGTTTTGATAAAATCGGGACGCACTTCAAGGGCGATTTCACATAGTTTCACTTTCTCTTCATCAGTCAGATAGCAGTTTTCGAAGATGACTTTCGATGTCACCTGATGCCTCTTACAAATACCGACGATCGTTTCCATCTCTTTTTTGATGTAGGCGTAATTTTTGTTTTTCAGTTCGCCGATGTTGATCACGTAATCAATTTCACCGGAACCGTTGGCGATAGCGTCTTCCGTTTCAAATGCTTTGGTTTCAATCGTGTTCTGGCCCAGCGGGAAGCCGATTGCCGCCCCGGCCAGAACCTCGCTTCCTTCAAGATACTTCAGGCAGGTTTTTACGACCGCCGGATTGATCGCCACCATTTTAAAGCCGTACTGTTTGCTCTTTTCACACAGTTGCTTAAAGTCCTGCTCACAGGCAAAAGGCTTCAGCAGCGTCTGGTCGATCATCTTTGCCAGTGACTGTTTGGTTAATTGCATTTCTCTCTCCCGTTATGATGTTTAGCAGCCTTGCTATCGGGCTGTCAGAGGATAAATCACAGTCACATATTATCGTTTTATGTTGATTAGTAAATATTGATAGCGATCTCATGTGATAAGGATCATAAAACAACAAAAAATAACAATTCAGGCGTTCAGGCAATAAAAAACCTGAACTGCCGGATGAGCAGTTCAGGTTCAGGAAGAAGGAAGGGAAGTGTTAGCCAGCGACAGCGATACGTTTCATGTCTGTCATATAGCCACGCAGTTTTTTACCCACTTCTTCAATCGGATGGTTACGCACGGCTTCGTTAACATCACGTAACTGGGCGTTGTCGACCGCAGTGCCTTCGGCGGCTTTACCCAGGTCGCCTGGCTGCAGTGTGGTCATGAACTCTTTCAGCAGCGGTACGCAGGCATAAGAGAACAGGTAGTTGCCGTACTCGGCGGTGTCGGAGATCACCACGTTCATTTCATACAGACGCTTACGTGCAATAGTGTTGGCGATCAGCGGCAGTTCGTGCAGTGATTCATAGTAAGCAGACTCTTCAATGATGCCGGAATCCACCATGGTTTCGAACGCCAGTTCAACGCCCGCTTTCACCATCGCGATCATCAGGAC
Coding sequences within it:
- a CDS encoding PTS sugar transporter subunit IIA, with product MSIFSTETIVLQMAAKDKQDALTQLAKRIEAAGKLQPGEFDNYMLSLLKREEEFSTAVGYNYAIPHGKSPAVAMPAVAFARLTQPILWDEEEDDWVENLFMIAVPVASAGDEHIKILTKLAAAIMDDDFREHIDQAKDASEVFDIMHKFTA
- a CDS encoding PTS fructose transporter subunit IIBC; this encodes MPNKEKFFVAVTGCPTGIAHTFMAEAALKKAAQQAGVAIRVETNGAAGIENALTDEEIARADAVIIASDKAVEMARFHDKQLVRASVGHGVKKANELVARAMSGNEAVYHHEGSAEVGERKTENSDGESLGRLLYKALMNGVSNMLPFVVAGGVLIAVSFFWGIYSFDPTNAQYNPFAASIFNLGKLSFSMMVPVFTAFIAYSISNRPGFVAGFVGGLIAANVGAGFLGGIIAGFAAGYFMKWVLHVTRSFPRSLEGFKSIFLLPLVGVLVIGLVMTHMGDSIAAINKGMMAWVAGLEHANPLILGIVVGCMSAFDLGGPVNKAAYVTGTMLLAEQGNALFMAGVMTASMVPPLVIAFATVLFKTYFEKEEQAAGLVNFILSATFIAEGAIPFAAKDPLRVIPILMLSSSIGATLTYWFHVAVPAPHGGLIILPLVTHGILWIASIVCGGLVGGVIYGFYRKRKYLTQAASGAAPLDNSLA
- a CDS encoding HPr family phosphocarrier protein, which produces MINKDILIINPMGLHSRPCAMLAKMAKKYDCQIRLSYQDKNADGRSMLGLMKLGVVNGSIISLQCEGTQEQQASAALGQFLATLVEE
- a CDS encoding aldose 1-epimerase family protein gives rise to the protein MKKVFVLTTLALLISTPTLAKTWVLTDAESNTEQGNWHISSDKLKVKDSHFSIEQKVLHGGKQEGSKVLTITSKNGLTIALSPTRGMDLLHVEGFGVRMGWDSPVKEVVNPANINLESRNGLGWLEGFNEMMVRCGYEWTGHPVTANGQIYTLHGKAGNTPASRVEVDVSDTAPYEIRVRGLIKESTFKNADLQTMTELRYVPGSNSFSLHDVLTNHADYAHDYQIIYHSNFGKPILEEGARFLAPVESIGPFNDYAKGGVKTWQTYRGQTKGFDEMVFNIKPLSDGDHHSLAAVVNKAGDKGAAIQFDTRQLPVLTLWKNTDTDKYGYVTGIEPGTSYAYPVTIEREQKRVMQLQPGASTQFDLTYTLLHNSSQVAEVEKTVKGIQGSTPVKVEETPMAQE
- the deoC gene encoding deoxyribose-phosphate aldolase — its product is MQLTKQSLAKMIDQTLLKPFACEQDFKQLCEKSKQYGFKMVAINPAVVKTCLKYLEGSEVLAGAAIGFPLGQNTIETKAFETEDAIANGSGEIDYVINIGELKNKNYAYIKKEMETIVGICKRHQVTSKVIFENCYLTDEEKVKLCEIALEVRPDFIKTSTGFGTGGATLEDVKLMKSVVKDRIKVKASGGIRDLKFAQELIDAGVERIGTSCGVEIVDALAG